The Actinosynnema mirum DSM 43827 genomic interval ACGCCCGAGTGCACCGAGATCTTCCAGCCGCGCCCGCCGGGGGCGAGGGTGATCGCGGTGGTGACGACCAGCGTGCTGACCATGGCCGCCGCGAGCGCGACCATCTCGTGCGGCGCGCCCGCGAGCGCGAGCACCGCGATGCCCACGCCCACGGACCCGACGCAGGTCAGCAGCGGCACCAGGCGGTCCTCGCGGCGGGTGACGTGGTGGTTGTCCCAGCGGCCCCTGCGCGCGCCGTGCACGATCACCGCCATCGGGATCACCGCGCCGAACACGGCGACGACCGCGCCCCACACGAGCGCGCCGAACGCGGTGCCGGTGGCGCTCCAGCCGATCGCGGCGGGCAGCCACACCACCCACACCCAGGGCGCCAGCACCTCGGTGACGAGCTTGGCGAACCGCCGCAGCGGGGTCGGGGAGGCGAGCTGCACGGGGGTCCTTCCGGTGGGCGCGCGGACCACCCCCGAGGGTGAAGATCACCGGGGGGCGCCGGGGAATTTCACCACCCTGAACCGTCCTTGTCGGCACCGCCCCGCCTCGCTACGGTCGGCGGACCAGTCGTGCCTCCCGGAACACGCCTGTCCGCCGCCGCCGAACCCTCCATCACCGTGGATCGAGGAGAACCGTGGCAAGAGCGACGAAGCGCGCGCTGGTGCTGCTCGCGGCACTGGCGCTGGTCCTGCCGGGAGCAGGCCAGGCGATGGCCTACCCGTACCCCGGCGTGGTCACCGGCGACATCGGCGTGCACGACCCGACGTTCGTGAAGAAGCCCGACGGGACCTACCTGGTCGCGCACACCGGGGACAACATCGCGCTGAAGACCTCCACCGACCGCACCGCGTTCCGCAACGCGGGCGCGGTCTTCCCGAACGGCGCGTCCTGGACCACCGCGTACACCGGTGGCAGCCGGAACCTGTGGGCGCCGGACCTGTCGTACCAGAACGGCCGGTACTTCCTGTACTACTCGGCGTCGACGTTCGGCTCGAACAAGTCGGCGATCTTCCTGGCCACCAGCACGACCGGCGCGTCCGGGTCGTGGACCAACCAGGGGCTGGTGATCGAGTCCAGCGGCTCGAACGACTACAACGCCATCGACCCGAACCTGGTGGTGGACGACCAGGGCAGGTGGTGGCTGAGCTTCGGCTCGTTCTGGTCGGGCATCAAGCTCGTGCAGCTCAACCCGTCGACCGGCAAGCGCTCGGACAGCACGATCCGGTCCATCGCGGGCAGGAACGGCGGCGCGATCGAGGCGCCGACGATCTTCAAGCACGGGTCGTACTACTACCTGTTCGTGTCGTTCGACCGCTGCTGCGCGGGCGCGGCGAGCACGTACCGGGTGATGGTGGGCCGGTCGACGAGCGTGACCGGGCCGTACGTGGCGCGCAACGGGACGGCGCTGACGTCCGGGGGCGGCACGGAGATCCTGGCCGGGCAGGGCAGCGTCCACGGGCCCGGTCACCAGGACGTGTTCAGCGACTCCGACAGCGACATCATCACGTACCACTACTACACCGACAGCGGGGCCTCGCAGCTCGGGATCAACTGGCTGGCGTGGGACTCCGCGGGGTGGCCCTACCTGCACTGATCCGCTCCTCGGCGGTTGCCCGGCGGGTTGCTCTGCGGGTCGCCCGGCGCGCCCCGGCCGGTTGGTCGGGGCGCGCCCTCGCGGGAAAACCGGGGCGACACGGGCGGGTGAGCGCTTTATGGTCTGCTGTGGACGGAGTCGCGAGGCCCCGACCATCGTGGAGTAGCTCAGGTGGTAGAGCTCCCGGCTCCAAACCGGGAAGTCGCGGGTTCGACTCCCGCCTCCATGTCGAGACCGGACCGCCGTGGTCCGGGAGCGCGGGACCACCATGGGGTGGATCAGGTGGCAGATCGCCCGGCTGTGGACCGGGAAGGCGCCGGTTCGAGTCCGGCCCCCATGTCCACCCACCCCGCGCTCGCCTCTCGTCGCGCGGCCCCGGCCAGGTCCGGGGCCGCGCGTCCCGCACGCGGAGCGACGTCCCCACCGGAGCACAGCCATGTCCGAGCACACCGCCCCCTCCCCCTACGCGCTCGCGCAGTTCCTGCGCGCGCTGGAGTCCGCGCCCGCCTCGTCGGAGAAGGTCGCGCAGTGGGCGGGCGTGCTCCGGGGCATGGCCGACGGGTCGTTGACCGTGGGCAGCCGCACCCCGGTGTCGGGCGTGCCCGCGTGGGTGACCCCGGAGGTCGCGCACGGCGGGTTCGCCACCGGGAGGCTGGTGGCCGAGGTCGAGCCGGACGAGGAGGAGCGCGCGCTGCTGGCCGCGCTGCCCGCCGGGGTGCCCGGCGGCACCGACCGCGAGCGGCTGAACTGGTGGCACCTGGGCGACGAGGGCCGGGCCGGGCTGCTGGGGCTGGTGGAGTCCGGGGAGTACCGGGTCGACGCGCCCGAGGAGGCGGCGATCCCGGCGGTGGCGGTGCTGCTGGCGTCCGGGCACGCGGACGCGGCGCTGCGGGTGCTGGACGCGATCGGCCCGTGGCTGCCCAGGCTGCGGTTCACGCCCCGGCGCGCGGCGTGGTCCACGATGAGCGGGTCGGTGGTGCGGCGGACCCCGGTGGCGGAGCTGGGCGCCGCCCTGCGGCGGAGGGTGGTGCCCGCGCAGGTCGGGGCGATGCGGGAGACGCTGGGGGTGTGGAACCCGCTGCACGACGAGCTGGTCGACCTGTGGGCGTCCACCGTCGAGGGCGAGGCGCCCCGGTTGGACGAGGCGGGCGCGGTGCGGGGCGGTTGGCCCTGCCGGGTGTGGCCTGGGGACTGGGCGCGGCGGCGGGAGGAGTGGCTGGCGAAGCTCGCGGAGGCGGGTGCGCCGAGCGGGCGGCACGCGCATCCCCGGAGCAACTTCAGCAGGCTGCGCGAAGCGCTGCTGCGGTGCTCGGGGGATGGGGGCGGGGGTGGTGGCGGCGCGGGTGCTCCCGACGCGGTTGGCGTTCCCGGCGCGGTTGGTGCTCCCGGCACGGTTGGCGGGCTCGGCGCAGTTGGCGGGCTCGGCACGGTTGGCGGGCTCGGCGCAGTTGGTGCTTCCCGCACAGCCGGTGCTCCCGGCGCGGTTGACGGGCCCAGCGCGGCTGCCAGAGCACCCGGTGCTGCCAGCGCGCCCGGTATTGCCGACGTGCCTGGCGCTGCCAGCGCGCCCGGTATTGCCGACGTGCCCGGTGCTGCTGGCGCGATCGGCCCGGCTGCCGGTTTCAGCGCGGCGTTGTCCGCGCGCGAGGTCGGCTGGGTGCGCCGCGCGCTGGCGAACGCGCTGACCCGCCGGGGTGAGCACCACGCCGAGCTGCGCGCCGCGCAGGCCGAGGTGGTGGCGACCCCCACGCACGCGGCGTTCGCGGCGGTGCTGGCCGACCGGCTGCGCCACTACCCCGCTGACGGCGGCCTCCCCTCCCTGGAGCCGGTGTCCGCCCCCGTGGCCCCCGGTGAGGGCCTGCCCGAGGGCAGCGACTTCCCCGCGCACCTGCTGGCGAAGCTCGACCGCGCGCTGGAGGCCCCGCTGGCCGAGCTGGTGCGGCGCGGTGTGGTGCCGTCCGGGGAGGTGCTGGCCGAGGTGCTGCCGCAGGTGACGGCGCGGCTGCTCGCGGCCGGGCTGTCCGACCCGGTGGCGGGGGCGCTGCGCGAGCAGGCGTACGCGGCGTTCCGGCGGCGCAGGACGTTGCTGCTGCTGGACCTGGAGTCGCAGGTGCGGTTCGAGGAGCTGCCGTGGGTGACCGCGCTGGACGTGTTCCGCTCGGCCGGGCAGGACGCCGGGCGGGCGGCGCGTGAGGCGCTGGAGCAGACCGCGCTGCTGGCGCTGACGTCGTTCCCGCACTCAGTCACCCCGAACCCGCTGGTGTCCGAGTTCGGCGCGCTGGCGAAGCAGGCGGGGGTTCCCGTGCCGCTGGTGGAGGAGATCGCGGCGGACATCTTCATGGGCCGCTTCACGCCGAAGTGGCACCACGCGGCGGTGGTGGCGCACCGGGTCACGCTCGGCACGCCGTACGCCGCGTACTACGACCTGGTCGAGCCGCCCGAGCTGGTGGACCGGAAGCGCCGGTTCTGGCACCGGGAGGTGGCGCGGTGGTTCGGGGAGGAGTGCTCGCGGCGCGCGGGGGCGTCGGCGCGCCGGAGCCGGGTGGTCGGGAACGGGATGGTGCTGGAGCAGGGCCAGGTGCTGACCACGCAGAACCTCGCGGCGCTGGTGGACGGCCTCGACCTGACCGACCGCCTGCGCCCGGTCGCGGCGGGGCTGGTGA includes:
- a CDS encoding arabinan endo-1,5-alpha-L-arabinosidase is translated as MARATKRALVLLAALALVLPGAGQAMAYPYPGVVTGDIGVHDPTFVKKPDGTYLVAHTGDNIALKTSTDRTAFRNAGAVFPNGASWTTAYTGGSRNLWAPDLSYQNGRYFLYYSASTFGSNKSAIFLATSTTGASGSWTNQGLVIESSGSNDYNAIDPNLVVDDQGRWWLSFGSFWSGIKLVQLNPSTGKRSDSTIRSIAGRNGGAIEAPTIFKHGSYYYLFVSFDRCCAGAASTYRVMVGRSTSVTGPYVARNGTALTSGGGTEILAGQGSVHGPGHQDVFSDSDSDIITYHYYTDSGASQLGINWLAWDSAGWPYLH